The Candidatus Methanomethylicota archaeon genome contains the following window.
GCCGATGAAACCAGCAGCCCCAGTCAAGAGGACGAGCTTATTGCTCCACTTCATTCAAACACCCCTACTAGATCGACCCAGATCCTCATGGCTTCCGTCAGTTTTGAGAAGTAGCTTAACACTTCTTCGTCGTTAACGAACCTCTTGACCTCGTTCATTAATACGTCAGCTAATTCAAGGTATCCATCTGCAAAGCTTTTAGCTTGTACGTCCGCTTTCATCACTATCTCATGCACTAAGTCGTTTAATGACATCCCGATGAGTTCCGACTTCAGATCCGATACATAATCATGCTTGTTCCTTCTATGCTCTGTTAAAGGGACTCCGAAAGTCGCCCTGTAACCCAACTTATGGATCAGTTTTAGGGCAAAGAGGCCTGCCCAGATGTCATCGTACCTATCTAGCCGCACACCGTGAATGTTCGTATCCATGAGGACATCGTAGAACGCTGGTGCCAACTCCCTTATGAAAGAGGTGTTTTGAGTGTTAACGGGCATGTAGTTGTTCGGAGCCAGAGCGTACCTCCTCTGAAATCCCTCCTTAATGCCCAAGCTTTCAAGGTCAGGATGTAATATGTTGGTGTAGGCATCAACGTCAGGAGACTTCGTCCACAGTCCCATGTTTAAAGCAACTCTTCCTCCGCTCCTAAACTCTACGTCGAAAGTGTCGCAAAACAGCTTGGAAAAAGGGTAGCCGCGCGAGTAAACCCTCAGGTCGGAGCGATTGAATTTAAGGATATGACAAGGATTAACCATATTACTCTTAGACGAAATGGTAGGTAAAGTCTCGGTAGTATTTAAAGCACTCAAATGCTCTAATAGCCAATTCGAGTTCCCTGGATAGTTATCATCATCAATCGTTACTATGACATCTGAGCCGAGCTCAAGAGCCCTAAGATAACCAAGGTTTCTCCTTCTAATGCTATTGTATGGAATAGCCGCCTCTATTTTTTCAGCTTTACTTCCAAAAGTTTCAGAAATCCACTTCCTCTGAGACTTCACATCCCAGTACTCTATAGCGAAGTTTGAAGTTATTCTTTGTATATACTCCTTGATCTCCTGATGTGGGCTTCGTAAATCCCCAATAATTATGAATACAAGTCCATTATTATCGACAGAATATGATTCGAAGTTTTGAATGTAACTTTCAAGGAAATAAGGGATATTAATCGTAGTCGTTACGATAGCAACGGTGTTCCCATATAAGTTTATTGCCATTTAGATTACACACTCATAAACTTGATACCATTTCCTAATTTTTCCCCAATCGAAATTTTCCTCAGTATATCTCCTAACTTCCTTCCCCATTTTGGTTCTTAATTCATCATCGTTAAGTAGTTTGATTATCTTCTCAGCCAGTGTTTCAGGATCTTTAGATGGAACTAAAAAACATTAAAGCTCCCTTTAATATGTTCATCGATAAACCCAACGAAGAGGATCGAGTAGGAAAAGAATGTGAGAAGAGGAGGCGCTGGACCTCGCGCTGGAGTCCACTGAAATAACCAGTTAAACAGATTAAAGTAAAATGATTTGAAGTTGAAATAGTAATAGGTTTCATCACCGTAAAATGGGATACCATTAGAAAGAATAATTGGATTAAGCAAGACAAAAACGACTGAAATTGGTATCGCTACTCCTATAAAAATATCCGGAAAAACCTGTTTTAATTTAATAGACTTTGACAATAGTCATGCACCACTAGTCTCAACTTTTTAACGTAAAGTCTTCATAAAGGTCATGCCATCGTCTAGCGAGCTTACCCCAGTCAAAATTTTCTTCAACCCATCTTCTCGCATTAATTCCCATTCTAAGTCTTAATTCTTCATCGTTAAGCAACCGAACTATCCTTTCTCTTAATTCTTCTACGCAACCCTTTGCAACAATAAAGCCCGTTCTTCCGTCAACTATAAGTTCTGGTATAAAGCCTGCGGTCGTACCTATTACTGGTCTGCCACATGCCTGAGCTTCCAAGAAAACGCCACTAGTTGTAGACAATGCTGGTAAGACAAATACATCGCTTAAGTGATAATACTTCATGGTTTCTTCTCTAGTTACGCGTCCTTGGAATATGACATGGTCTTCAAGCGAAAGCCTCTTAGTTAAGCGAACTAATTCTGCCTTATAAGGTCCATCACCAATTATTCTGAGTTTAACATTTTTTACTTCTCTTAAAATAAAAGGCATAACAGAAATAAGGTACTGCATCCCCTTTCTCTTTAACAAATATCCAACTGTTAATATCTCAAAATGATCCTTTTTAATAGGAGGAACGTATTTGAATTGCTCGATTTCCACGCCTGGTGGAATTACTTCTAAAGTTTTTCTCCTTAAAATATCCGAATACAACCTTTTGTATAATTCTAGTGTTTTCCTTGAATCAAATACTAGGGCCTCAGCTTCGCTTAGCGTAGCTTCATGGAGCATTTCTATGGGCTTTTGGATAAACCTCATCATGGTGTGCTCCAAATAATACATCAACCATGCTTTAAGACCACCCCTGCCAGAAACCCATTCGTAATCCGTGATGTCCGAGTACTCTTGAGGGTACTGTATCGGTCCTATGACGAATGGCTTATCTTCCAAATGGCCAAAAATCGCCAATGGATTAAAACCAGCCCTAAAGCCGAAGGGGAACATGTGATGCACCACGTCCGCACTCCTGCACAACCTCTTGGCCACGCCATAGCATCTAAAGTAAAACAAGGCCCTATTTGTGAGGTCTCCTCTCTCGAAGCCTACCTCGAAGACTTTCACGCAACTCGGCAACGTCAGACCATCAGCCTTGCCACACACTGCATCCACTTGAACGCTGAAGTGTTTCGCCAACCTCGCTACTATGTTGTATGCCCAAGTGGGCTCTGTCCCAGTCCTTGAGCTTAACAATACATGTGCAGGAGTTATCAAAACCTTCAAAGCTTAGAGACCTCAATTAGCATCTTCTCTAGCTTATCTACAATTATACTCCAATCATATTTCAAAACATTCCTCCTTGCATTCTCCGAATATTCGTAGTAGAGTTCCCTAGAATTCTCCCACATCTCCTTAAAGAACAAAATGTACTTAACGAAGTCTTCTATGAACGGCTTTACGAGAAAGCCCGTGCTCCCATTTACTACGTTATCTCTAGGGCCAGGTATATCGGTGGCTATTACGGGTGTGCCACAAGCTTGCGCCTCAATAGAGGTTAGCAGAAATTCCTCGAACCCGAACCTTGAAGGAGCAAGTAAAACATGAGCCCTCTGATAGGCTCTAATTAATTCTTCTTCTGTGAGATAGCCATTCCATTCCACGTTTTCGTACGTTGTCTTAAGTCTTTCGGCCATGTATGATAAAGGACCCATTCCTGCTATGATAAAGTAAATTCCCCTTTTGCATCGCTCGTTCAAGAGCTCGACTATCTTCGCGAAAACGTCAAACCCTTTTTGGTAAGTGAGCCTGCCGACAAAGAGTACCGTGAATCTTTCCTCCTTCTTACCGGGACGGAATTTTGACGTATCAACGCCATTGGGAATGTAATAAATATTATGATACCCATACGATTTAAGCAACCTTTCCCTGTCCTTATTGACTACGTGGTGAGCGTCAAAAGAGGAGCTAATCACTCTATTTATAGTAGTGTAGTAGGTCGCTCTTAGGCGACCGCCTACGTTAGGAAATATACCATGGTATCCAGCAATTATCTTTGTTCGCATCTTCGCAAGCCTCATGAGCAATTCGTTCCCCGCGAATGCATTATTAAAATATAAAACATCATTCTCTCTTGCAATTTCTAGCAAACGGGCAATTTCCTTAACTCTTGGAATCGTAAAAGGTTTAGTGTAATTATCCAGTTCTATAACCTTGATGCCTTTATCGACTAACGCTGGTTTTATCGATTTATCCTTTATATCCCCTGCGTGAGTAGTTACGACAGTAACGTTATGACCTTTATCAACGAGCCTAGGGGCTACCTCACTAACCCACTTCTCGAAGCCTCCAGCGTAGGTCAAATTAAGAATGGAGTAGATTAGTAGATTGAGGCTAATACTAATTCCTCCTAGTGGCGATGAAATTGAATGTTCCTGGCCCGCTCCCTTCTATAAACTTCACATCGAATTCCGATAGCGCTCTTAGGCAACCCTCTATTGTTTGCTTACTTGCCTCAAATACAATATAATCCGTCAACTTCAGAATCTCTGCTGATCCCTTCAACACTTCAACCTCCGCTCCTTCAACATCCACCTTAAGCAGCTTCTTAACTAAACTTATCTTCCTAACAGTCTCGGGCGATGGATTCAGTAGCAAGTTGAAAAACCTGTTTCTCCTTCCAGTAATATTATTATCGTGAGTCGATGACATAAATTCTCACCCTCCACCCACCCTTTGCTCACCACATTTCCACGATATTTCACTTAAAAACATTTTTAGATGATAACATTGGGGCGTTTTTATATAATGGAAACTTTTTGTTGAGATCTGATCTGTAGACAATGATCCCTCGCTTACGTGCTCTCCTTACATTCTCTTCATCTAAGTCTATTCCATACACCTTGCTCGCCCAATGCCTTCGGCTACAAGCATCGTTAAACTGCCATCACCGCAGCCCGAGTCGAGGAGTGAGGCACCATAATACCGGTAGTATTCAGCCATTTTCCTAACATGCTTGTCCAAAGGCTTAAACCTCACTTAAAACCTCCCTATAGACCTCTAGAGTCTCCCCAGCACACCTCTCCCAGCTGAAGTTCATGCTCCTTCTATAGCCTTTCTCAGAGAGCTTGATCCTCAAATCCTCGTTTGATAATACTTCGTGCATCCAATATGCAAAGCCATCAACGTCAAAGGGATCCAGCAATATCCCACCATCACCCACAGCCTCCGGTATCGCCGACCTATTTCCCGCTATCACCGGGCAACCTGATGCCATAGCCTCCAACAACGGCAATCCAAGCCCCTCATAATAGGAGGGAAAAACGAAAACATCGGATGCATTATAGAGAAAGGAAAGATCCTTATCGGTAGGCCTCAAATAAACGATCTTACCTTCCAATCCCTGGCTATAAATTAGCTTCTTGATGGTGTTAGTTGGCGATCCAACCCTAATCAGCATAGCATTTGGAATATTTCTTACCAGTATACCAAAAGCCTTTATCAATGTAGGAATATTCTTCCTAGGCTCCTCACTCCCAACATTCAAGATTATCGGCCTATCCAAAGGCAAACCAAGCCTACGCCTAGCTTCAAGCTTATCCCTAGGCTTAAAGAGCTCATGGTCGACTCCGTGGTGAATGATCCTAACCTTCTTGGGATCAACGTCTATGAAGCGGAGCAAATCATTTTTAGTGCTTTCAGATATGCAGATAATTCGCTCAGCATTAATTAATCCTGTCCTCATACTTCTCTGAACACCATAAGTAAACAACCATCCCATATGAGCCCATGAACTAGCTCTTTCTTTAAATAGAGTAAAAGGCATTAAATCATGCACTGTCACAATTAATGGCTTTAATTTGAAATAGCCAGATAATGTAGCATTCAGAATGTGATATGCATTAGCATTATGATTGAGAGTTAATGCAAACAAACGGGTAGTAGAATATATCATTACACCATATATGGGCTCAAATCCCTCAAACGAGGGGGCTTTCATAAATGTCGACGGAGTTGCTACAAATATAACATTGGCACAATCAATCCTCTTTAGAGCTTTAAACAATTCAAGTGAATATCTCCAAATTCCGCTCCTTGAAGGGTCATGAGCTATGAGTGTTATCATACCCCTTTTCATTTTCATAGCATACAACTTCACTATCACATAGTGCGCTCAATTTGATACGGATTGCCTAACGCCCACAGCTGCAGCCAAGTGGATCACGACATCTACGTCCGACGTAGCTTTAACAACAGCTTCCTTATCCCTCATGTCCCCTATCAAAAGTTCAGCTCACTTTTTCGTAGGTTCCATCTGTTGAGGCGTTGTCAACTACAATTATTTCTAACATGTTCTTCGGATAATTACTATTTAATGTGAATTCTAATGGTCTGATTAATTTTTCTTTTCTGTTATGTGTTGGAATAACAACTGAAACTAAAGGGATTTTCATTTTAATAGCTCTACTCTTTCTTTATAATGAAAATCCAGCTTCGTGGAAACCATTTGCTGAAGATGTTATCAATGTAATAAATTATTTTCATTATTTTCTTATTTTTTATCATAATGTAAAAAATATGAGGAAAGAAAAAGAGCCCCTTTACCCCTATTGCTTTAAGTCCTACCTCTTTTAACTTTCTTTCGAATTCTCTCCTTGATACAAACTCAGAGAAAATGAAGTAGCTCCCGATTTTCCCTTTACTAATATTGAAAATCAATGGAGCAAGCAAATATGGGAAAAGGTAAAAGGGATTATGTATATTTGGCATTTCAATGATTAAATATCCTTCATCCTTTAACCATCTTCTAAAATTAAGCAAAGCTTTTGGCTTATTGAATACATACTTAAAAGATCTCCAAGAAAATATGATATCAAAATATTTCTCTTTAAAAAGAAATTTTTCACAATCTCCATTAATTACTTCGATTTGCTTTAAATTCTTTAAATCGGCACATGCTTTTCTGGATATGTCTAAAGCCACGACATCGAAGCCGAGTCTTAAAAAGCATTTGCTGAATCTCCCGCCACCAGCACCGACATCTAAAATTTTAACATCTTTCCGTTTGATTAATTTAAGTTGCTCTAATAGCTCCACGGCGAATCCTTTTTCAATAGAATCGACAAATTTTCCTCCTTCTCCTTCAAACATTTTTTCTTCATAGGAGCTTCCGCTTTCACTAAAATTGGGGTTAAATTTAATTTTCAGCATTTTTCTATTAAAATTGAAGTATAGCATCCCTAGGCGGAAAGCCAAATACTCTAGTAGCTTTAAGAATAGAAGGCCAAGAGTGTGAATAGGATATTCTCTAAAGCTTTTCAAGAGAAGTTTTAACCTATATCTCAAGTTTATTTGGTACAAGGCAACCTGCTTATGCTTAAGTTGAAAATAAATGAAGAATTCCCCATGTCTAAACTTCTTTTTAAAGTCGATAATAGGTGCTAATATTTTAATCTTACTTTTCACTCTATCACACTTTATTCCAAGCTTTCTTGCAGAGAAATAAAAGTCATATTCGTCTGGACCTTCATTTCTCTCATCAAATAGTACTCTCGTGAAAATATCCCTTTTATATACACGTGGACTTTCTATTAGTTCAACCCCTACATACATCATTTTTTCCAAATTTCTACATTTCATCCAAAATGAATCACCTATGTAAGCCTCATCTATGAATATAGCATCAACATTTTTCTCCATAAACTTTTCAACAATTTCTTCAACTAAATTTTCATCAAAAACAAAGTCGCTATCAGCAAGCAATATATACTCACCTTTAGAATTCAATATTCCATAATTCCTTGCTTCTGGTTTATTTAGCATTTCTAAGAAAATCTTTGCTCCATATTTCTTAGCAATCTCAATGGTTTTATCTCTAGAGAATCTATCAACAATAATGATTTCAATATTTTTATAAGTTTGCTTTTTAATGGAGTCCAAACACTTAGCCAAAGTTTTCTCTGAGTTGTGGGTTGGAATAACTACTGAAACTAAAGGATTACTTTCCATTAATTATACCTGAGCAAATTTTTGAGTCTGCAAATCTTCTCTAGACTCAAGATTGGTTAAGCTTACATAGATGTAGTGTTTCAAGTTGTAGTTCATGTGCAAGCCTAAGAGGAGTACTCTCATTTAAACAGCTCTATATTGTTTGATACCCAGTTTACTAGCCTCTTTACCCCATCTTCAGGGATGTTTTCGGCTCCCAGCTTAAGAGGGCTTTCGCCTTGTTTATGTTTGATATGTAGACCTTTTGGTCCGCTGGCCTCCACCCTGCAAACGATACCTTCGGATTTGCACCACTCATCCATTTAAGCATTTCAA
Protein-coding sequences here:
- a CDS encoding FkbM family methyltransferase, whose product is MSSTHDNNITGRRNRFFNLLLNPSPETVRKISLVKKLLKVDVEGAEVEVLKGSAEILKLTDYIVFEASKQTIEGCLRALSEFDVKFIEGSGPGTFNFIATRRN
- a CDS encoding glycosyltransferase family 4 protein, which translates into the protein MTYAGGFEKWVSEVAPRLVDKGHNVTVVTTHAGDIKDKSIKPALVDKGIKVIELDNYTKPFTIPRVKEIARLLEIARENDVLYFNNAFAGNELLMRLAKMRTKIIAGYHGIFPNVGGRLRATYYTTINRVISSSFDAHHVVNKDRERLLKSYGYHNIYYIPNGVDTSKFRPGKKEERFTVLFVGRLTYQKGFDVFAKIVELLNERCKRGIYFIIAGMGPLSYMAERLKTTYENVEWNGYLTEEELIRAYQRAHVLLAPSRFGFEEFLLTSIEAQACGTPVIATDIPGPRDNVVNGSTGFLVKPFIEDFVKYILFFKEMWENSRELYYEYSENARRNVLKYDWSIIVDKLEKMLIEVSKL
- a CDS encoding glycosyltransferase family 4 protein — encoded protein: MKVLITPAHVLLSSRTGTEPTWAYNIVARLAKHFSVQVDAVCGKADGLTLPSCVKVFEVGFERGDLTNRALFYFRCYGVAKRLCRSADVVHHMFPFGFRAGFNPLAIFGHLEDKPFVIGPIQYPQEYSDITDYEWVSGRGGLKAWLMYYLEHTMMRFIQKPIEMLHEATLSEAEALVFDSRKTLELYKRLYSDILRRKTLEVIPPGVEIEQFKYVPPIKKDHFEILTVGYLLKRKGMQYLISVMPFILREVKNVKLRIIGDGPYKAELVRLTKRLSLEDHVIFQGRVTREETMKYYHLSDVFVLPALSTTSGVFLEAQACGRPVIGTTAGFIPELIVDGRTGFIVAKGCVEELRERIVRLLNDEELRLRMGINARRWVEENFDWGKLARRWHDLYEDFTLKS
- a CDS encoding glycosyltransferase family 4 protein — translated: MITLIAHDPSRSGIWRYSLELFKALKRIDCANVIFVATPSTFMKAPSFEGFEPIYGVMIYSTTRLFALTLNHNANAYHILNATLSGYFKLKPLIVTVHDLMPFTLFKERASSWAHMGWLFTYGVQRSMRTGLINAERIICISESTKNDLLRFIDVDPKKVRIIHHGVDHELFKPRDKLEARRRLGLPLDRPIILNVGSEEPRKNIPTLIKAFGILVRNIPNAMLIRVGSPTNTIKKLIYSQGLEGKIVYLRPTDKDLSFLYNASDVFVFPSYYEGLGLPLLEAMASGCPVIAGNRSAIPEAVGDGGILLDPFDVDGFAYWMHEVLSNEDLRIKLSEKGYRRSMNFSWERCAGETLEVYREVLSEV
- a CDS encoding glycosyltransferase — protein: MKIPLVSVVIPTHNRKEKLIRPLEFTLNSNYPKNMLEIIVVDNASTDGTYEKVS
- a CDS encoding glycosyltransferase → MESNPLVSVVIPTHNSEKTLAKCLDSIKKQTYKNIEIIIVDRFSRDKTIEIAKKYGAKIFLEMLNKPEARNYGILNSKGEYILLADSDFVFDENLVEEIVEKFMEKNVDAIFIDEAYIGDSFWMKCRNLEKMMYVGVELIESPRVYKRDIFTRVLFDERNEGPDEYDFYFSARKLGIKCDRVKSKIKILAPIIDFKKKFRHGEFFIYFQLKHKQVALYQINLRYRLKLLLKSFREYPIHTLGLLFLKLLEYLAFRLGMLYFNFNRKMLKIKFNPNFSESGSSYEEKMFEGEGGKFVDSIEKGFAVELLEQLKLIKRKDVKILDVGAGGGRFSKCFLRLGFDVVALDISRKACADLKNLKQIEVINGDCEKFLFKEKYFDIIFSWRSFKYVFNKPKALLNFRRWLKDEGYLIIEMPNIHNPFYLFPYLLAPLIFNISKGKIGSYFIFSEFVSRREFERKLKEVGLKAIGVKGLFFFPHIFYIMIKNKKIMKIIYYIDNIFSKWFPRSWIFIIKKE